One genomic segment of Ignavibacteriota bacterium includes these proteins:
- a CDS encoding cation transporter: protein MNKKTLKEEILISIVVVGSYFLKASVKLITGLIYSIPPLIADGLHGLIDIAEHGFLVLGGKFSRKSAKDKYPIDRQPLLDLLGMIIFGGLLIFGLSLVVQAIQVLIGSLLYFGWMDKSIANWIISENKAQIISIKTEYLLIASFVMFFSFLLSEFVFRYENRFAEKTHRSELKADAMELRGDGLLELSLGISLIITWGLNLLLKNSYENSHLDAISAIFMGFITIGLGVYLIKIAIPEFYENYKNLMNQAIKQEKRTKLENEIEKRLPEHCNIIKPIVGYHRGDQLFIKGHIQIDRNLMQSSDVIISNCEKLSKVILSEPGKDIFTQFSPIFNWSEKIIIEDLNIILTSIFNVDVNSSYAEAFRSMKLGKLNEALNQIKSSNNYKKNEELLSIFILGECHLQMFGVSDSKTIEIASKIENKLLTNDNEIYNSIFLAWLLIYYTKLSQFDKHIKDSLISLANDIEKLLNNNNQPDYVMAELYFSLGFFWERRFDYDLNKCRQLYKKSEFYYSKSGIRSEIDRLVNTLGHLETLLYSLGDAELHLNLANEIREIKQDKLGLAYTYVSLGDLRVKMGLFDEALFYYEEDIKLLIELNFNHLIPSLNVKKGELLIRKGVIEKDTDNIWIGINLCKDSKNKLSDPFFAKKGIIKGYLCLLTLDDSSVARKVYINEITNYLNSLEPKNSYQEAFYNRLKGRYDGMIGNCENAKSLLQKSSESFHKMRDPLFNIFNGIQEIVSLVEVDKWELYSRNNKSVNSIKNLEDYLQSLGGLLGGAKITITELVEGVIETKNKTKEELIKKIDLLIWHLEG, encoded by the coding sequence ATGAATAAAAAGACTTTAAAAGAGGAAATATTAATTTCTATAGTAGTAGTTGGTAGCTACTTTTTAAAAGCGTCAGTTAAACTTATAACAGGATTAATATACTCTATCCCTCCATTAATTGCTGATGGACTACATGGATTAATAGATATAGCTGAACATGGTTTTTTAGTTTTAGGTGGAAAATTTTCACGGAAATCTGCCAAAGATAAATATCCGATAGATCGCCAACCTTTATTAGATTTGTTGGGAATGATAATTTTTGGTGGACTTTTAATTTTTGGATTATCACTTGTTGTACAAGCAATTCAAGTATTAATTGGTTCCTTACTCTATTTTGGATGGATGGATAAAAGTATCGCAAATTGGATAATTTCTGAGAATAAAGCCCAAATAATATCAATTAAAACTGAATATTTATTAATTGCAAGTTTTGTCATGTTTTTTTCATTTTTATTAAGTGAATTTGTTTTTCGATACGAGAATAGATTTGCTGAAAAAACTCATCGCTCAGAATTAAAAGCAGATGCAATGGAATTAAGGGGTGATGGTTTGTTAGAATTAAGTTTGGGAATAAGTTTAATAATTACATGGGGTTTAAACTTACTTCTCAAAAATAGTTACGAGAACTCACATTTAGATGCAATTTCTGCCATTTTTATGGGATTTATCACAATTGGTCTTGGAGTTTACCTTATTAAAATAGCTATTCCAGAATTCTATGAAAATTATAAAAATTTAATGAATCAAGCTATAAAACAAGAAAAAAGAACAAAATTAGAAAATGAAATTGAAAAGCGATTACCGGAACACTGCAACATAATTAAACCCATCGTCGGTTACCATAGAGGTGACCAACTATTTATAAAAGGTCATATTCAAATTGATAGAAATCTTATGCAATCATCTGATGTTATTATTTCAAATTGTGAAAAACTATCTAAAGTTATCTTATCAGAACCTGGAAAGGATATATTCACTCAATTTAGTCCCATTTTTAATTGGTCAGAGAAGATAATTATTGAAGATTTAAATATCATATTAACATCTATTTTCAATGTTGACGTTAACTCATCTTACGCTGAAGCATTTAGATCAATGAAGCTTGGTAAATTAAATGAGGCATTGAATCAGATAAAGTCAAGTAATAATTATAAAAAAAATGAAGAATTGTTATCAATATTTATTTTGGGTGAATGCCATCTTCAAATGTTTGGAGTAAGTGACTCAAAAACAATTGAAATAGCAAGTAAAATTGAGAATAAACTTTTAACTAATGATAACGAAATTTATAATTCAATATTCTTAGCATGGCTTCTTATATATTATACTAAACTATCCCAATTTGATAAACATATCAAAGACTCATTAATAAGCCTTGCAAATGATATTGAAAAACTTTTGAATAACAATAATCAGCCAGATTATGTGATGGCCGAACTATATTTTTCTTTAGGTTTTTTTTGGGAAAGACGTTTTGACTATGATCTCAATAAATGTAGACAGTTATACAAAAAATCAGAATTTTATTATTCAAAAAGTGGAATCAGATCAGAAATAGATAGACTTGTAAATACATTAGGACATCTTGAAACCCTTTTGTATTCTTTAGGAGATGCTGAATTACATTTGAATTTAGCAAATGAAATTCGGGAAATTAAACAAGATAAATTAGGATTAGCTTATACCTATGTTAGTCTAGGTGATTTACGTGTGAAAATGGGATTATTCGATGAGGCACTTTTTTATTATGAAGAAGATATAAAACTACTTATTGAATTGAATTTTAATCATTTAATTCCTTCACTAAATGTAAAGAAAGGTGAGTTATTAATTAGGAAGGGAGTGATAGAAAAAGATACAGATAATATTTGGATAGGAATAAATTTGTGTAAAGACTCAAAGAACAAACTTTCGGATCCTTTCTTTGCTAAGAAGGGGATAATCAAAGGATATCTGTGTTTATTGACATTAGATGATAGTAGTGTAGCGCGGAAAGTGTATATAAATGAAATAACAAATTATTTAAATTCATTAGAACCGAAAAATTCTTACCAAGAAGCATTCTACAATAGACTAAAAGGTAGATACGACGGAATGATTGGGAATTGTGAAAATGCAAAAAGTTTATTGCAAAAATCTTCGGAATCGTTTCACAAAATGAGAGATCCATTATTTAATATATTCAACGGAATCCAAGAGATTGTAAGTTTAGTAGAAGTTGATAAATGGGAACTTTATAGTAGAAATAATAAATCAGTAAACTCTATTAAAAATCTTGAAGATTATCTTCAATCACTTGGTGGCTTACTTGGGGGTGCAAAGATTACCATAACTGAATTAGTTGAAGGTGTAATTGAGACAAAAAATAAAACCAAAGAAGAACTAATAAAAAAAATTGATTTACTAATATGGCACCTTGAGGGATAA
- a CDS encoding AAA family ATPase → MNHPQISNIIELYNSESQPFRRIHRQIDIFESILKTHTAVIVSDYFRHKKVSERIKGLLVEGLRVPSLGTWQYFSRQIIKEMKKNKYETFIPEFITYFTIWDKKNVDNVISLRNKYAHGATPNDQECEKDLEIMNPILEDWLSAEWLNKTQLELSNEGQGKQTANHVYLVRDDGEKLDLFPILYNRKMVKDENKYLMKYVFFNDLKRKKEVGFLNYAEAVHIRDKEIYEEFQSVLNTDAWKLKTTKEFKERIEELTEVFKGRIQERKQIKEWINKNDKGYLFLYGNPGVGKSALLAQIFKEIKSEIKSNVLLIDYFIKRGTDYSKPGEMLDYLNKRLEGEFKTGIDPGVTNDEKKKKLEERLRRISKMEKRVKVLIFIDGLDEGNENEIINYIINDTYKDVLIVYGSRWTREVENFYNRQSVDYKKKEKIKGLKAEDIRAILYEVTDKYAINQEQVEEILKKSEGNPLYLKMLTLAIEEGEIKLKDGIKLPTKIDEFYKLFIERYSMFKDGDYILRSLYTFAAAKDYLTQHQLEIILGYGPATSERVITALQEVLMDNPSTEEKKYQLFHESMREYLTKEKKLDIRQCELKILDFCRKWKEFKVKEDLLYPLKNYSVHLYNQNEKEELFELIINQEYQKKQIEVTEQYEAGFQAVELGLRAWEGDSYKLIEIGIEAARLNLSSNNSLEQIKRWIKEGGEQNYRKALERIKNYEVKDRVILYFKLLNRAADKERNEVVELIINDMEENLPKDNSLLDIERVLPLGYIILVISKLDESYWGFIIEKVEPSNFYEFNSLLKDNFNYQFFKLLSLFTEKTNGKDKVKLFIAASKLQFREGNYEEADFILESAINITEKIEYNFTKNNCLEEISSELLNQKRIEKSLEIAENIEDSLLKSLALEKVVIHFLDHARIEEAINILDKIDDELCISRIMIKYSNLLFNEGKFDESKEILENAIEITSNTKNEYEKFETYLAISRELFLQGQEEASENIIDNFANEKEKSLALKDNVLTLLRRGKSVESEKYIGNISDYYLKSLTLTKLAEDLFNTDQLSLAEVMLEDAITAAESIEHYNEKDLAIYNIIIEFLRQGKVEESIKLEKRINDAGLKFDLLVEIITELFCNEDINKALEILEYLKENCFGYKYSRVISEKIFKKGKIWSTELFLEKSIKIVDKIKIEHLHDLIEKISFVLCKQGKVKEVLNLVVKSRFDDFTLFRILNGVFESGKIENSISVIQYILENNFKDDIVIYDICLLLLKHGLFDEVLKFINKTEIVVFKLEILTCFTDELLNQKTIEQCFKYLKYSKDKFFNYILLLRISEVYFKLGNDLESKKVFNETLINIFQIDDEFDKSSLLILVCEELFKQGKLNESLEYLELIENEFKKSEILHEISCKLYSRGDIILALDIFNKIKDDYWKSISLIKFSGIMFSKGEISKSDSNYDEAIKIINSSENEGEYKSGKLSSIALELAKQGNIRKVFNVIDMIGYFPNKVELFSEIAIELSKQERIDEAFVFIKMIGNDSNEHHIIKNMAIEFTKHGQFNLAMNLFDLSQDSLTTLAIAEGIINFLELDLVVRNGTLIIDRIQSTILKNEINNLIALRLLKNFEIDALSILPMYFSRFYKNLGYLSNLLVGGLLCILSNNKIMNFKDEALLKKLNEVIEISDWLDGDNEKEFNYTNYAEWINDIKDEDNKDQIMLWARKVKKGKMTEEVFITNVTQLIKN, encoded by the coding sequence ATGAATCATCCCCAAATTAGCAATATTATAGAGTTGTATAATTCAGAAAGCCAACCATTTCGAAGAATACATCGCCAAATAGACATTTTTGAGTCAATATTAAAGACCCATACGGCAGTCATAGTTTCCGACTACTTTAGACACAAAAAAGTATCTGAACGAATTAAAGGATTACTGGTTGAGGGTTTAAGAGTACCTTCTTTAGGTACATGGCAGTACTTCAGCAGACAAATCATCAAAGAAATGAAAAAGAATAAATATGAGACTTTCATTCCGGAATTCATAACATACTTTACAATATGGGACAAAAAAAATGTTGATAATGTTATCAGTTTGAGAAATAAATATGCTCATGGAGCAACACCCAATGACCAAGAATGTGAAAAAGATTTAGAAATAATGAATCCAATACTAGAAGATTGGCTTTCAGCAGAATGGTTAAATAAAACTCAGTTAGAATTAAGCAATGAAGGACAAGGTAAACAAACAGCTAATCATGTATATTTAGTAAGAGACGATGGAGAAAAGCTAGACTTATTTCCAATTTTGTATAATAGAAAAATGGTCAAAGATGAAAACAAGTATTTAATGAAGTATGTCTTTTTCAACGACTTGAAAAGAAAGAAGGAAGTAGGTTTTCTAAATTACGCAGAGGCAGTACATATAAGAGATAAAGAAATCTATGAAGAATTTCAAAGTGTATTAAACACCGACGCTTGGAAATTAAAAACAACTAAAGAATTCAAAGAAAGGATTGAAGAGTTAACTGAAGTATTTAAAGGTAGAATACAAGAAAGAAAACAAATTAAAGAATGGATAAATAAAAATGATAAAGGCTATCTATTCTTGTACGGTAATCCAGGAGTTGGAAAAAGTGCACTTTTAGCTCAAATTTTCAAGGAGATAAAATCAGAAATAAAAAGCAATGTATTGTTAATTGATTACTTTATAAAGAGAGGAACAGATTATTCAAAACCGGGCGAAATGCTAGATTATCTAAATAAAAGACTTGAAGGAGAATTTAAGACCGGAATTGACCCGGGTGTAACAAATGATGAAAAGAAGAAGAAATTAGAAGAACGACTAAGAAGAATAAGTAAAATGGAAAAAAGAGTAAAGGTGCTAATATTTATTGATGGATTAGATGAGGGAAATGAGAATGAAATAATTAACTACATAATAAATGATACCTACAAGGATGTATTAATAGTTTATGGAAGCCGATGGACTCGAGAAGTTGAAAACTTCTACAACAGACAGTCAGTGGACTATAAGAAAAAAGAAAAGATTAAAGGGCTAAAAGCAGAAGATATTAGGGCAATCTTATATGAAGTAACAGACAAATACGCCATCAACCAAGAACAAGTTGAAGAGATATTAAAGAAATCAGAAGGAAATCCATTATATCTCAAAATGCTAACTCTAGCAATAGAAGAAGGAGAAATAAAATTAAAGGATGGAATAAAACTACCAACAAAAATAGACGAATTTTATAAACTCTTCATCGAAAGATATTCAATGTTCAAGGATGGAGATTACATCTTAAGAAGCTTATATACATTTGCTGCAGCTAAGGACTATTTAACACAACATCAGTTAGAGATAATATTAGGGTATGGGCCAGCAACATCAGAAAGAGTCATAACAGCCTTGCAAGAAGTGCTTATGGATAATCCATCAACAGAAGAGAAAAAATATCAATTATTTCATGAAAGTATGCGAGAGTACTTAACAAAAGAGAAAAAGTTGGATATTAGACAATGTGAATTAAAAATATTAGACTTTTGTAGAAAGTGGAAGGAATTCAAGGTTAAGGAAGATCTATTGTATCCATTAAAAAATTATTCAGTACACTTATATAACCAAAATGAGAAAGAAGAATTATTTGAGTTAATAATAAATCAAGAATATCAGAAGAAGCAGATTGAAGTAACAGAACAATACGAAGCTGGGTTTCAAGCAGTTGAACTAGGCTTAAGAGCATGGGAGGGCGACTCATATAAACTGATAGAGATAGGAATAGAAGCTGCAAGACTAAATTTGAGTTCAAATAATAGTCTAGAACAGATAAAGAGATGGATAAAAGAAGGAGGAGAACAAAACTATAGAAAAGCTTTAGAAAGGATAAAGAACTACGAAGTGAAAGATCGAGTAATCTTATACTTTAAACTTTTGAATAGAGCAGCAGATAAAGAAAGAAATGAAGTAGTAGAGTTAATAATTAATGATATGGAAGAAAACTTACCTAAAGATAATTCATTGCTAGATATAGAAAGAGTATTACCTTTGGGTTATATTATATTGGTTATATCAAAATTGGATGAATCTTATTGGGGTTTTATCATAGAAAAAGTAGAACCATCTAATTTTTACGAATTTAATAGTTTATTAAAAGATAATTTCAATTATCAATTTTTTAAACTGTTATCGTTATTTACTGAGAAAACCAATGGTAAAGATAAAGTTAAATTATTTATTGCAGCTTCTAAGTTACAATTCCGAGAGGGTAATTATGAAGAGGCTGATTTCATTCTGGAATCAGCAATTAATATTACAGAAAAAATTGAATATAATTTTACTAAAAATAACTGTTTAGAAGAGATTTCAAGTGAATTGTTAAATCAAAAAAGAATTGAAAAATCACTTGAAATTGCAGAAAATATTGAAGACTCCCTTCTAAAATCTTTAGCATTAGAAAAAGTGGTTATACATTTCCTTGATCATGCTAGAATTGAAGAAGCAATAAATATCTTAGATAAGATAGATGATGAATTGTGCATCTCCAGGATTATGATAAAATACTCTAATCTACTTTTTAATGAAGGGAAATTCGATGAATCCAAAGAAATTTTAGAAAACGCTATTGAAATTACAAGCAATACAAAAAATGAATATGAAAAATTTGAAACCTACTTAGCAATTAGTCGAGAGTTATTTTTACAAGGGCAAGAAGAAGCTAGTGAAAATATCATTGACAATTTTGCAAATGAAAAAGAGAAATCACTGGCGTTGAAAGATAATGTATTGACTCTGCTTAGGCGAGGTAAATCTGTAGAATCAGAAAAATATATAGGAAATATATCAGATTATTATCTTAAATCCTTAACACTAACAAAATTAGCTGAGGATTTATTTAATACTGATCAATTAAGTTTGGCAGAAGTGATGCTAGAAGATGCAATAACGGCAGCAGAAAGTATAGAACATTATAACGAGAAAGATTTAGCAATTTATAATATTATCATTGAGTTTTTAAGACAAGGAAAAGTTGAAGAATCAATAAAGCTAGAAAAAAGAATTAATGATGCAGGTTTAAAATTTGATTTATTAGTTGAAATAATTACCGAATTATTTTGTAATGAAGATATAAATAAGGCCTTAGAGATTTTGGAATATCTTAAGGAAAATTGTTTTGGATATAAATATTCAAGAGTAATTTCTGAAAAAATATTTAAAAAGGGTAAAATCTGGTCGACAGAACTATTTTTAGAAAAATCCATAAAAATAGTTGATAAAATTAAAATTGAGCATCTTCATGATTTAATTGAAAAGATATCATTTGTATTATGCAAACAAGGGAAAGTAAAAGAAGTTTTAAATTTAGTGGTTAAAAGTAGATTTGATGATTTCACTTTATTTAGAATATTGAATGGAGTTTTTGAAAGTGGGAAAATAGAAAATTCAATAAGTGTGATTCAATATATATTAGAAAATAATTTTAAAGATGATATTGTAATTTATGACATATGCTTACTCTTATTAAAACATGGATTATTTGATGAAGTGCTGAAGTTTATAAACAAGACAGAAATTGTTGTTTTTAAGTTGGAAATTTTAACGTGCTTTACTGATGAATTACTAAATCAAAAAACAATTGAACAATGCTTTAAATATTTAAAATATTCAAAAGATAAGTTTTTTAATTATATACTATTATTACGAATTTCTGAAGTATATTTCAAATTAGGAAATGACTTAGAATCAAAAAAAGTATTCAATGAGACTCTGATAAATATTTTTCAGATTGATGATGAGTTTGATAAATCAAGTTTATTAATTCTAGTCTGTGAGGAACTTTTTAAACAAGGAAAGTTAAATGAATCACTTGAATATCTTGAGTTGATTGAAAATGAATTTAAAAAATCTGAAATACTACATGAAATTTCTTGTAAATTATACAGCCGTGGAGACATTATACTTGCTTTAGATATTTTCAATAAAATTAAAGATGATTATTGGAAATCTATTTCCTTAATAAAGTTTTCCGGAATAATGTTCAGTAAAGGCGAGATAAGTAAATCTGATTCAAATTATGATGAGGCAATTAAAATAATTAATAGTAGTGAAAACGAAGGGGAATATAAATCCGGTAAATTAAGTAGTATAGCATTAGAATTGGCAAAGCAAGGTAATATTAGAAAGGTTTTCAATGTCATTGATATGATTGGATACTTTCCTAACAAAGTTGAATTATTTAGTGAAATTGCCATTGAGCTATCAAAACAGGAAAGAATTGATGAAGCATTTGTTTTTATTAAAATGATTGGAAATGATTCTAACGAACATCACATTATTAAGAATATGGCTATTGAATTTACAAAGCATGGTCAATTTAATCTGGCAATGAATCTTTTTGATTTATCACAAGATAGCCTTACCACTTTAGCAATAGCTGAAGGCATAATTAACTTTTTGGAATTAGATTTAGTTGTAAGAAACGGAACATTGATCATAGACAGAATTCAATCTACTATTTTAAAAAATGAAATCAATAATTTAATAGCATTAAGACTGCTTAAAAATTTTGAAATTGATGCACTTTCAATCCTTCCAATGTATTTTTCAAGATTTTATAAGAACTTAGGTTATCTTTCTAATTTATTAGTTGGCGGATTGTTGTGTATTCTATCAAATAACAAAATAATGAATTTCAAAGATGAAGCACTACTTAAAAAACTGAATGAAGTTATTGAAATTTCAGATTGGCTAGATGGGGATAATGAAAAGGAGTTTAATTACACAAATTATGCTGAATGGATTAATGATATTAAAGATGAAGATAATAAAGATCAAATTATGCTTTGGGCTAGAAAAGTTAAAAAGGGTAAAATGACTGAGGAGGTATTTATAACAAATGTAACTCAGTTAATAAAAAACTAA